From the genome of Alcanivorax sp.:
CCGTGAAGCGGCGCTGTTGGGTGAGCTAATGGCATCGGAGCTTACCGAACTGGATATTGATATCAGCTTTGCCCCGGTGCTGGATCTGGATTACGGCAATAGCACGGTGATTGGCGATCGCAGTTTTCACGGTGACGCCGATGCCATGATTGCCTTGGCTGGCAGCTTCATCGATGGCATGCATGCCGCTGGCATGGCGGCTACCGGCAAGCACTTTCCGGGGCATGGTCATGTGGTGGCAGATTCCCATTTGGAACTCCCGGTGGACCCACGCCCCCTGGCGGAGATCGAGGCAGCGGATATGCGCCCTTTCATGGCGCTGGCGCGGCGGCTGGATGGCATCATGCCGGCCCATGTGATTTACAGCGCGGTAGAGAACCAGACGGCAGGTTTCTCCCGGTACTGGTTGCAGACCCAGTTGCGCGAGAAGCTGGGTTTCCGTGGCGTGATTTTCTCGGATGACATGTCCATGGCGGGAGCCCAGTGCGCGGGTGGCTATCCCGAGCGTGCTGAAGCGGCTCTCAAGGCCGGCTGCGATATGGTGCTGGCATGTAATAACCGTGAAGGGGCAGAACAGATGCTGGCCTGGTTGGAGGGGCAGCGTTTTGCTGGTCAGGTCCCCGCTGGCGGTCTGCGGGCGCGCCCACGCTGCGCTATGGAATCGGGTCGTCGCCGTGAGGCGCAGGCCCTGGCACAAACACTGATTGAGGAAAACACATGAACTGGGACTGGAGCCAGCTGCTGAATTGGCCAACGCTGGAAACGCCTTCTGATATTTGGTTGACGCAACTGTTTCTGTTGGTGGTGTGCACCGTGGCAGTGAACTTCACAATGATGCGTGCCATCGATGTGGCGGAGCGGCTGATCAGCAAGACCGATACCCTTTGGGATGATGCCCTTCTTGAAGCCGCGAGAATTCCGTTACGGTTGGTGTTCTGGGTTATCGGGCTGTCGGTCTGTGTCGAGCTGCTGCAAGCGGTAAGCGATGATGAGAATATGATATTCGATCTGGTGCCTCAGGCACGCCGGATCGGGTTCATCGTGATTATTGCCATGTTCCTGAACCGGTTCATTTCCTACACGGAAAAGAACCTCATTGATCCGTCGCGGATGCGCAAGCCCATGGATCATTCCACCGCGGCGGCTATTGCCAAGTTGCTGCGCGTATCGGTGATTATCACAGCCCTGCTGATTATCCTGCAGACGTTGGGATACAGTATTTCCGGCGTGCTGGCTTTTGGTGGTATCGGCGGCATGGCCGTGGCGTTTGCGGCCAAGGATCTACTCGCCAACTTCTTTGGCGGGATGATGGTTTATCTGGACAAACCGTTCCGGGTGGGGGACTGGGTGCGCTCGCCGGATCGTTCCATTGAGGGCACAGTAGAAAATATCGGCTGGCGCTTGACCCGTATCCGCACCTTCGATCAGCGGCCGCTTTATATCCCCAATGCCATGTTTACCTCCATCGTGCTGGAGAACCCGTCGCGGATGTTCAACCGCCGTATCAATGAAAAGATCGGCATCCGCTACGATGATTGGCAAAAGATGCCGGCCATTGTGGAGGCGGTAAAAGTCATGCTGGTGGCTCATGAAGAACTGGAAACGGAACAAAAGACCCTGATCGTCAACTTTGACAGTTACGGTGCCTCTCACCTGGAATTCTTCATCTACACCTTCACGAAGACCACTGACTGGGTGCGTTATCATCAAGTGAAGCAGGATGTACTGATGAAAATCATGGCCATTGTGGACGAGCATGGTGCAGAGTTTGCCTTCCCAACCCGTACCCTGCATTTGGTCAGTAACAATAACGATGATCCCTCAACCGGTCTTGAGGATGACAACGTAGAGGAACCGCAACATGTCCATCGCTGATGATGTACAGCAGGAGTTGATGAAGGTACGCCGTGAGGCCATCGAGCTGCATTCTTCTGACCAGGTGCAGGAGGCGATTGCCAAGCTGGCCTTTGCGGTGACGGAAGCCTACAGCGGCAAGGTACCGGTGTTTGTCACCATCATGAATGGCGGCATGATCTTCGCAGCAGAGCTGGTCAAACGCCTGGATTTCCCGCTGGAGATGGATTACTTGCACGCCAGCCGTTATCTCGGTGATACCACCGGCGGCGAGGTGGAATGGGTGGTAACCCCCAACGCCAGCCTGGCAGGCCGTCATGTACTGATCGTGGATGATATCCTCGATGTGGGTACCACCTTGCTGTCCATTATCCGTGCCTGTGAAGCGCAGGGCGCCGCATCGGTGAAAACCTGTGTGTTGGTGGACAAGCAGCATGACCGTAAGGCGGAGCCCGGCCTGAAAGCGGATTTCACCGCGCTGGAGGCCGCGGATTACTACCTGTTCGGGATGGGGATGGACTACAAGGGCTTCTGGCGAAATGCGCCGGGCATCTACGCGGTGAAGGACGATGCTGTGAAAGAGGATGACAACTAGCATGCTCGCGTTTATTGGCGGAACCGGTCTCACCCGGATGGACAATCTGGACATCGTTCAGCGCCATGACATAACCACCCGTTATGGCAAGCCCTCAGCACCAGTGGTGGAAGGGCAACTGGATGGACAGCGGGTGCTGTTCCTGGCCCGTCATGGCGACCCTCACGTGCTATTGCCCCACCAGGTGAACTACCGGGCCAATCTGTCTGCACTGAAAGCGGTCGGAGCTACCGCGGTGGTGGCTGCCAATGCGGTGGGCGGCATTACTGCCCAGGCGCCTACCGGCGCGCTGGTGCTGCCAGACCAGATCATCGATTACACCTGGGGTCGTGAAATGACCCTGTTCGACGATCCTGATGAGCCGCTGGTGCACGTGGATTTCAGCTGGCCATTTGATGTGAACCTGCGCAATGCGCTCAAGACACGGTTGGCCGCCTCCGAGTTGCAGTGGAATGATGGCGGCTGCTATGCCGCCACTCAGGGGCCGCGTCTGGAAACGGCTGCAGAGATCCAGCGGCTGGAACGGGATGGCTGTGACATTGTCGGAATGACAGGCATGCCTGAAGCGGTGCTTGCCCGGGAGCTGGAGCTTCCCTATGCCATGCTTTCGCTGGTGGTGAACCCGGCAGCCGGCAAGTCTACCCATGAAATTACCATGGCGGAGATCGAAGCGGTGATCCATGACGGGATGGCCAGCGTCTGCCAGCTATTGGCGGATTTTGCGCGTCACTATACTGCCTGATACTTGAGAGGACCGTCGCAGTGTCTGCGACTGTCCCGGAAGGAGTCTGCAACCTTGACCTTGCTGATCGTTTTCGCCGCCATCTCCATTGGCTTTTCCTTTATCTGCTCGGTACTGGAGGCGGCGTTGCTGTCCATCACGCCCAGTTATATTGCCGGGCTGCGTGAAGTCCGCCCGGGTTTGTACAAGACCCTACGGGGGTTCAAGGATGATATCGACAAGCCCCTGTCTGCGATTCTGACTCTCAATACTGTGGCGCATACCGTGGGGGCCACCGGGGTGGGAGCCCAGGTGGCGGTGGTATTCGGTGAAGCGTGGCTGGGTGCCGCTTCCGGGGTAATGACTCTGGCCATCCTGATTCTGTCCGAGATCATCCCGAAAACCATTGGCGCCAAGTACTGGCGCTCCCTGGCCCCGATGCTGCCGCCCGTGTTAAAGGTGATCATGATATCGCTGGCGCCATTTGTGTGGCTGTCCAAGCTGATTACCAGCCAGATCGGTGGTAACGAACATGACGTGGATGTGCGGGCCGAGATCCGTGCGCTTGCCGATATGGGCAAGGATCAACAGGCGCTGGAAGATGACGAACACAAGGTCATTCAGAACATTCTCCATCTGCACGATGTAAAGGTGGGGGCCATCATGACCCCCCGCACTGTATGTCGCACAGTGCGCCCGGAGATGACCGTCTCCGAGTTTCTGGAGCAGGAAAAAGGGCAGCCGTTCTCCCGTTTTCCGGTAATGAATGAGCGCGGTGAATGTACCGGTTACATCCACAAGTCCGACTTGCTGGGTGTCTCGCTGGAGCAGACCATGAAGGCGCTGGCCCTCGAGGTTTCCATGATCAGCACCCGCATGAGCATTGAGGACCTGTTCCATGCCATGCTCAGCCAACGCCAGCACATGGCGGTGGTCTATGACGAACACGGTACCTGGGTGGGGCTGGTTACCCTGGAAGATATTCTGGAAACCATTCTGGGCCGGGAAATCATGGATGAGACCGATAGCGTGGCAGATCTGCGGCTTTACGCGCGCCAGCGCTGGAGCCGAAAGCTCAAGAAGCAGGGTAGTGGCGATCGTCATTCGGATAAATCCTGACCCGATTCCCCCTGACAACAAGGAGGCAAACCATGGCACAGATTTACAAGGACAACAGCGAAACCATTGGCATGACGCCGCTGGTAAAGATCAACCGTATCAGCCAGGGCAATATTCTCGCCAAACTGGAATCCCGTAACCCGGCGGGGAGTGTGAAGTGCCGGATCGGTGCTTCCATGATCTGGGATGCGGAGCAGAGCGGCAAGCTCAAGCCTGGCATGACCCTGGTGGAGCCCACCAGCGGTAACACCGGCATTGCGCTGGCCTATGTGGCCGCCGCCCGTGGCTATGATCTGGTGCTGACCATGCCGGATTCCATGAGCCTGGAGCGACGCAAGATTCTCAAGGCACTGGGTGCAAAACTGGTACTGACGCCGGGGCCGAAAGGCATGCCCGGGGCGATTGCCCGGGCGGCGGAGCTGGTGGAAGAGAATCCTGAAACCCACCTGATGCTGCAACAGTTCGAGAACCCGGCCAACCCGGCCATTCATGAAAAGACCACCGGGCCGGAAATCTGGGACGCCACCGACGGCGAGATTGATGTTCTGGTGGCCGGTGTGGGCACTGGGGGCACCATCACCGGGGTATCGCGCTATATCAAGAACGCCAAAGGCAAGGCGATCACAGCGGTGGCTGTGGAGCCGGATTCTTCCACCATGATCACCGCCGGCCTGAGTGGCGATGAGCCTACCCATGGGCCCCACAAGATCCAGGGCATCGGTGCCGGTTTCGTGCCGAAGAATCTGGATCTGTCCGTGGTCGATCGTGCCGAGCAGGTGAGCAACGAAGAGGCCATGGCCTGGGCTCACAAGCTGATGCAGGAGGAAGGTATCCTTGCGGGTATTTCCTGTGGCGCGGCAATGTGTGTGGCAGACCGCATCAGCCAGCTGCCGGAGTTTGCCGGCAAGACCATCGTCGTTGTGCTGCCGGATTCCGGTGAGCGCTACCTGACGTCGCCCCTTTTCGCAGACATGTTCAGTGAGCAGGAGCTGAATCAGTAAGCGACGCAGCACGCTTCACGCAGCACGTAACACGCGGAAGGGCCTTGCCGGTTGGTGAGGCCTTGCCTGCGGGGTTGAGTTGAAAGTTTAAAGTTTAAAGTTGAAAGAGGAGAACACTCGCTCAATTCTCTGCTGTGCGTTCTGCAAGCTGACTGGATCAAGTGCCGTTAATCGCGGGCACTACGTTGCCGCGCTCTCCGGCCGGTTTCGCGCTTTTCAACTTTGAACTTTAAACTTTCAACTCGTCCTCCACCGTCCCGTCGTCTCAAGCTTGCAGCGGTCTTTTTTGGTATCCTTGCTGCCCGATCAGGAGGGGCCATGGCAGCCACTACAGAGACAGACATTGTTGTCATCGGTGCCGGTGCGGCCGGGCTGATGTGTGCGGCCACGGCGGCGTACCAGGGGCACCGGGTGCAGGTGCTGGACCATGCCAACAAGGCCGGCAAGAAGATCCTCATGTCAGGCGGTGGCCGCTGCAACTTCACCAACCTGAATACCACGCCTGAGCACTTCGTTTCCGCCAATCCCCATTTCTGCAAATCTGCCCTCAAGCGCTACTCTCCCTGGCATTTCGTCGAGCTGGTGGAGCGTCACGGTATCGAGCATGTGGAAAAGGCGCCGGGGCAGCTGTTCTGTGCCGAGTCCTCAAAGGAGATTCTGGCTGTCCTGCTGACAGAATGTGAGTGGGCGGGGGCCGATATCGCCCTGAACACCTCGATCAAGCGGGTAACGAAGTCGGACAAGGGGTTCACTCTCACTACCAGCAGCGGCACGGTGCTTTGCCAGAAGCTGGTGGTGGCCTGTGGCGGGCTGTCCATTCCCACCATGGGCGCTACCGGTTTTGGTTATCAGCTGGCGGAACAGTTCGGCCTGACGGTGCTGCCCACCCGTGCCGGACTGGTGCCGTTCACCCTGCAGCCGGAAGACAAGGCATGGTTGGCCGAGCTGTCTGGTATCAGTACTGACGTGGTGGCTCGCACGGGGCAAGCCCGCTTCGCTGAACCCATGTTGATCACCCATCGCGGCCTGTCGGGCCCGGCCATGCTGCAGGTTTCCAGCTTCTGGGCGCCGGGACAGGCGGTAACCGTGGACTGGTTGCCCCAGGTGGATGACCCGGTGGCGGCGTTGGCAGCGGAACGGCAGCAACATCCCAACCGCAGTCTGGAACGTTGGCTCAGACAGTACTTTTCCCAGCGGTTGGCCGCGGCGCTGGTGGAGCAGTTCGGCTGGCAAGGCAATCTTCAGCAGTTTAGCAATGAGCGCCTGGCCAGTGTGGCGGCGATATTGAAAGGATGGTCGTTCAAACCCGCCGGCACCGAAGGCTACCGCACTGCCGAAGTGACCCTGGGTGGGGTAGATACCGATGCCATCTCCTCAAAGAATTTCGAAGTGAAATCCGTGCCCGGATTGCACTTCATTGGTGAAGTTCTGGATGTGACCGGGCAGCTGGGGGGATTCAACTTCCAGTGGGCCTGGGCCAGTGGCTGGTGTACCGGTCTGGCGCTCTAGGCCGGTCAGGGAGCGGTGTCATGGATGAAGTCATCATCGCAGAAGACGGCCTGTGCCGGTGTGCCTGGAGCCAGACGGCACCGGATTACCCCCGCTATCACGATGAAGAATGGGGCTTTCCGGTGGGCGATGATATCCGCCTGTTTGAAAAGGTATGCCTGGAAGGATTTCAGGCGGGCCTGAGCTGGCGCACCATCCTGGAAAAGCGCGACGCCTTCCGTGATGCCTTTGCCGGTTTTGACTTCCATCGGCTGGCCGCATTCGACGATAGCCAGGTGAATACCCTGATGGACAATGCCGCCATTGTCCGTAACCGCCGCAAAATCCAGTCCGTGATCAATAACGCCCGCCGGGCACAGGAAATGGTTGCAGAGGAAGGCTCCCTTGCCGCCTTTTTCTGGTCCTACGAACCCGATCCAGCCAGCCTGCCACCTCCCCAGTCGGTCACCACCTCCGCTGAATCCGTCGCGCTTTCCATAGCCCTCAAGCAACGTGGCTGGAGCTTTGTCGGCCCGACCACTTGCTATGCCTTCATGCAAGCCATGGGGCTGATCAATGATCATCAGCACCAGTGTGTCATCAGGGAAAAGGTGGAACTGGCGCGGTCGCATTTTATGCGACCGCCCAGGTAATCGAGATGTGGTTTAGACGGTGAAGGCCATGAAACGTTTGCCAATCAGGAACAGGGCCTGAATCTCAACCGGTTCGTCCAGATTGCGTACGGCATCGCTGGCCAGCTGGATATAGGGATAACGGTGTGCCCAGGCGCTGGGACTGACATAGTGAATACGCGGCTGGTTGGTGTGCCTGTTAATGGCCATAAAACCGTCCTGCTCGTCATTGTAAAGGACGTAGCCCTGGAAAACGGCGCTGGCCGGTAGCCCCAGCTCCTCTACAAAGTCGGAGAACCAGCCCGGATTGGACTCTATGCTCATACTTCTC
Proteins encoded in this window:
- the nagZ gene encoding beta-N-acetylhexosaminidase — protein: MSDTISPLLMLDLEGLTVADSEKDLLRHPGAGGLILFARNYESREQLRELVRQIRAERPEILIAVDQEGGRVQRFRDEFVRLPPMAALGRRYDQDADAGIREAALLGELMASELTELDIDISFAPVLDLDYGNSTVIGDRSFHGDADAMIALAGSFIDGMHAAGMAATGKHFPGHGHVVADSHLELPVDPRPLAEIEAADMRPFMALARRLDGIMPAHVIYSAVENQTAGFSRYWLQTQLREKLGFRGVIFSDDMSMAGAQCAGGYPERAEAALKAGCDMVLACNNREGAEQMLAWLEGQRFAGQVPAGGLRARPRCAMESGRRREAQALAQTLIEENT
- a CDS encoding mechanosensitive ion channel family protein, with protein sequence MNWDWSQLLNWPTLETPSDIWLTQLFLLVVCTVAVNFTMMRAIDVAERLISKTDTLWDDALLEAARIPLRLVFWVIGLSVCVELLQAVSDDENMIFDLVPQARRIGFIVIIAMFLNRFISYTEKNLIDPSRMRKPMDHSTAAAIAKLLRVSVIITALLIILQTLGYSISGVLAFGGIGGMAVAFAAKDLLANFFGGMMVYLDKPFRVGDWVRSPDRSIEGTVENIGWRLTRIRTFDQRPLYIPNAMFTSIVLENPSRMFNRRINEKIGIRYDDWQKMPAIVEAVKVMLVAHEELETEQKTLIVNFDSYGASHLEFFIYTFTKTTDWVRYHQVKQDVLMKIMAIVDEHGAEFAFPTRTLHLVSNNNDDPSTGLEDDNVEEPQHVHR
- a CDS encoding hypoxanthine-guanine phosphoribosyltransferase translates to MSIADDVQQELMKVRREAIELHSSDQVQEAIAKLAFAVTEAYSGKVPVFVTIMNGGMIFAAELVKRLDFPLEMDYLHASRYLGDTTGGEVEWVVTPNASLAGRHVLIVDDILDVGTTLLSIIRACEAQGAASVKTCVLVDKQHDRKAEPGLKADFTALEAADYYLFGMGMDYKGFWRNAPGIYAVKDDAVKEDDN
- a CDS encoding S-methyl-5'-thioinosine phosphorylase, with amino-acid sequence MLAFIGGTGLTRMDNLDIVQRHDITTRYGKPSAPVVEGQLDGQRVLFLARHGDPHVLLPHQVNYRANLSALKAVGATAVVAANAVGGITAQAPTGALVLPDQIIDYTWGREMTLFDDPDEPLVHVDFSWPFDVNLRNALKTRLAASELQWNDGGCYAATQGPRLETAAEIQRLERDGCDIVGMTGMPEAVLARELELPYAMLSLVVNPAAGKSTHEITMAEIEAVIHDGMASVCQLLADFARHYTA
- a CDS encoding CNNM domain-containing protein, with the protein product MTLLIVFAAISIGFSFICSVLEAALLSITPSYIAGLREVRPGLYKTLRGFKDDIDKPLSAILTLNTVAHTVGATGVGAQVAVVFGEAWLGAASGVMTLAILILSEIIPKTIGAKYWRSLAPMLPPVLKVIMISLAPFVWLSKLITSQIGGNEHDVDVRAEIRALADMGKDQQALEDDEHKVIQNILHLHDVKVGAIMTPRTVCRTVRPEMTVSEFLEQEKGQPFSRFPVMNERGECTGYIHKSDLLGVSLEQTMKALALEVSMISTRMSIEDLFHAMLSQRQHMAVVYDEHGTWVGLVTLEDILETILGREIMDETDSVADLRLYARQRWSRKLKKQGSGDRHSDKS
- the cysK gene encoding cysteine synthase A yields the protein MAQIYKDNSETIGMTPLVKINRISQGNILAKLESRNPAGSVKCRIGASMIWDAEQSGKLKPGMTLVEPTSGNTGIALAYVAAARGYDLVLTMPDSMSLERRKILKALGAKLVLTPGPKGMPGAIARAAELVEENPETHLMLQQFENPANPAIHEKTTGPEIWDATDGEIDVLVAGVGTGGTITGVSRYIKNAKGKAITAVAVEPDSSTMITAGLSGDEPTHGPHKIQGIGAGFVPKNLDLSVVDRAEQVSNEEAMAWAHKLMQEEGILAGISCGAAMCVADRISQLPEFAGKTIVVVLPDSGERYLTSPLFADMFSEQELNQ
- a CDS encoding NAD(P)/FAD-dependent oxidoreductase codes for the protein MAATTETDIVVIGAGAAGLMCAATAAYQGHRVQVLDHANKAGKKILMSGGGRCNFTNLNTTPEHFVSANPHFCKSALKRYSPWHFVELVERHGIEHVEKAPGQLFCAESSKEILAVLLTECEWAGADIALNTSIKRVTKSDKGFTLTTSSGTVLCQKLVVACGGLSIPTMGATGFGYQLAEQFGLTVLPTRAGLVPFTLQPEDKAWLAELSGISTDVVARTGQARFAEPMLITHRGLSGPAMLQVSSFWAPGQAVTVDWLPQVDDPVAALAAERQQHPNRSLERWLRQYFSQRLAAALVEQFGWQGNLQQFSNERLASVAAILKGWSFKPAGTEGYRTAEVTLGGVDTDAISSKNFEVKSVPGLHFIGEVLDVTGQLGGFNFQWAWASGWCTGLAL
- a CDS encoding DNA-3-methyladenine glycosylase I; translated protein: MDEVIIAEDGLCRCAWSQTAPDYPRYHDEEWGFPVGDDIRLFEKVCLEGFQAGLSWRTILEKRDAFRDAFAGFDFHRLAAFDDSQVNTLMDNAAIVRNRRKIQSVINNARRAQEMVAEEGSLAAFFWSYEPDPASLPPPQSVTTSAESVALSIALKQRGWSFVGPTTCYAFMQAMGLINDHQHQCVIREKVELARSHFMRPPR